The following are encoded in a window of Flavobacterium sp. WC2421 genomic DNA:
- a CDS encoding T9SS type B sorting domain-containing protein: MKINIFFVLVFSLLITPLFAQKEAAIWYFGGNAGLDFNSGSPVALNNGKLVTNEGCASISDKNGNILFYTDGSIVYDKTHQVMPNGYGLLGHKSSTQSAIIVPKPKNPNIYYIFTVDQPNPDNVDDDLTNDEDPPNDGLNYSVVDLRLNNGLGDIISTEKNIHLITYNPNDAEDVKFKCSEKITAVQHLDGISIWVVTHFKNTFYSFKISTQGLNQKPIQTTTPLDVPTSGYISNAIGYLKISPNGKKIAMANTAIRLTNDLGPKGEVRRNTGNVLLYDFDAGTGKISNGITLLNNANPYGVEFSAKSKKLYVTVNLFDQTGRMSLGSNLIQFDLKNPNIPSTNTIVNNSNYVAGALQLAIDEKIYRVGYPNGGGYIDKMSVINNPELNGTSCNFLQNAISLNGGISQLGLPPFITSLFLYTFEYEFNCLGDSTHFFLNTIEKIDSVQWDFGDGTTSNAIDAYHIYKNPGDYKVTLIKTINGENREPIEKTITIYESPIISTDPYTLVQCDTQDSNPLDGLATFNLEAANDKITFGNKEYDVFYYHTINDAENDVDNLNSINPIYRNTIPDEYIYLKVTQPNSSCYRIGTVILHANKNNSILPEPLHECDKGDGIGVFNLEEKKDAIRNELGLTPDILLFFYPTEQDASLSTNELEKEYSSNSKTIFIRAENKEGCYGTGQFDLIVEPTPKINTFEKSILCESENPTITINSGLGPQALSSDYTFLWSTGETTPSITVTKEGDYKVIVKNKSGCSETRTCSVIMSYLAKIQNIDVQDLAPINQVTVELTNPEDYRYMIHFENGLSTVFQDNPNFKNIPGGFHELIIENINGCGLVKRNFAVLEAAPFFTPNGDGANDNWNLKGLNGSVYKNAKIFIFDRYGKLLKQLNPSSPGWDGNYNGGPLPSDDYWFTIELEDGRKAKGHFSLKR; this comes from the coding sequence ATGAAAATAAATATTTTTTTTGTTTTGGTTTTTTCATTATTAATAACTCCTTTATTTGCACAAAAAGAAGCTGCAATATGGTACTTTGGAGGTAATGCTGGATTAGACTTTAACTCAGGAAGTCCAGTTGCATTAAATAATGGAAAATTGGTCACAAATGAAGGCTGCGCTAGTATATCAGATAAAAATGGAAACATATTATTTTATACTGACGGCTCAATTGTATACGACAAAACACATCAAGTAATGCCAAATGGTTATGGACTTCTTGGTCATAAATCAAGTACTCAATCGGCAATAATTGTTCCCAAACCAAAAAATCCTAATATCTATTATATTTTCACAGTAGACCAACCTAATCCCGATAATGTGGATGATGATTTAACAAATGATGAAGATCCTCCAAATGATGGTTTAAACTATTCAGTAGTAGATTTAAGATTAAATAATGGACTGGGTGACATCATAAGTACTGAAAAAAACATACATCTTATTACCTACAATCCAAATGATGCAGAAGATGTAAAATTTAAATGTTCTGAAAAAATTACTGCAGTTCAACATTTAGATGGTATTTCAATATGGGTAGTCACACATTTTAAAAACACTTTCTACTCCTTTAAAATTAGTACTCAAGGGCTAAATCAAAAACCCATTCAAACAACTACTCCTCTAGATGTTCCCACTAGTGGCTATATCTCTAATGCTATTGGTTACTTAAAAATTTCTCCTAATGGAAAAAAAATTGCCATGGCAAATACGGCGATAAGACTTACCAATGACTTGGGTCCAAAAGGAGAGGTAAGAAGAAATACAGGAAATGTTTTATTATACGACTTTGATGCAGGAACAGGTAAAATTAGTAATGGTATTACATTATTAAATAATGCCAATCCTTATGGAGTTGAATTCTCGGCAAAATCAAAAAAACTATATGTTACCGTAAACTTATTTGATCAAACTGGAAGAATGTCTTTGGGAAGTAATTTAATTCAATTTGATTTAAAAAATCCAAACATTCCATCTACAAATACAATTGTTAATAATTCGAATTATGTAGCGGGTGCGCTACAATTAGCCATTGATGAAAAAATATACCGTGTTGGTTACCCCAATGGCGGAGGATATATTGATAAAATGTCCGTAATAAACAATCCAGAATTAAATGGAACAAGTTGTAATTTTCTACAAAATGCTATTAGCTTAAATGGAGGAATATCACAGTTAGGATTACCCCCATTTATTACTTCCTTATTTCTATATACTTTTGAATATGAATTTAACTGCTTAGGAGATTCAACTCATTTCTTTTTAAACACTATTGAAAAAATTGACTCCGTGCAATGGGATTTTGGGGATGGTACAACATCAAATGCTATTGATGCTTATCATATTTACAAAAACCCCGGTGATTATAAAGTAACATTAATAAAAACTATAAATGGAGAAAATAGAGAGCCTATTGAAAAGACCATTACAATATATGAAAGTCCCATTATTTCAACGGATCCCTATACACTTGTTCAATGTGATACACAAGATTCAAATCCTTTAGATGGTCTTGCTACTTTTAATTTGGAAGCTGCAAATGATAAAATCACCTTCGGAAATAAAGAATATGATGTATTTTATTATCACACTATCAATGATGCAGAAAATGATGTCGACAATCTAAATTCTATCAACCCTATCTACAGAAACACTATTCCTGACGAATATATATACCTTAAAGTAACACAACCTAATTCATCTTGTTACAGAATTGGCACAGTAATTTTACATGCAAATAAAAACAATTCTATACTTCCAGAACCTTTGCATGAATGTGACAAGGGAGATGGAATAGGCGTATTTAATTTAGAAGAAAAAAAAGACGCAATTAGGAACGAGCTGGGGTTAACGCCAGATATTCTTTTGTTTTTTTACCCTACTGAACAAGATGCGTCATTAAGCACCAATGAACTTGAAAAAGAATATTCTTCAAATTCAAAAACTATATTTATTAGAGCTGAGAACAAAGAAGGATGTTATGGAACGGGACAATTTGATTTAATTGTAGAGCCAACACCAAAAATAAACACTTTTGAAAAAAGCATTCTTTGTGAAAGCGAAAACCCAACTATTACAATCAATTCAGGGTTAGGTCCACAAGCTTTATCAAGTGATTATACTTTTTTATGGTCAACAGGAGAAACGACTCCTTCGATTACAGTAACTAAAGAAGGAGATTATAAAGTTATTGTAAAGAATAAATCTGGTTGCAGTGAAACTAGGACCTGCAGTGTAATAATGTCATATTTAGCAAAAATACAAAATATCGATGTACAAGATTTAGCTCCAATTAATCAAGTTACAGTTGAACTTACAAATCCAGAAGACTATAGATATATGATTCATTTTGAAAATGGATTATCTACAGTATTTCAGGATAATCCAAATTTTAAAAATATACCTGGTGGATTTCATGAATTGATAATTGAAAACATAAATGGATGTGGCCTTGTAAAAAGAAATTTTGCCGTATTAGAAGCTGCACCTTTCTTTACACCTAATGGAGATGGGGCAAATGACAACTGGAATTTAAAAGGACTAAATGGGAGTGTTTATAAAAATGCAAAAATATTTATATTTGACAGATATGGAAAGCTGTTAAAGCAATTAAATCCCTCAAGCCCTGGTTGGGATGGAAATTACAACGGAGGCCCACTTCCTTCAGATGATTATTGGTTTACTATTGAACTCGAAGATGGTAGAAAAGCGAAAGGCCATTTTAGTTTAAAAAGGTAA
- a CDS encoding T9SS type B sorting domain-containing protein — MKKITALFFLFLSINCFAQFSKTHYIPPLSGSSNVAAEEQYIYISTPSTTPINFKIIQLGGTIVTGIVSQSSPYIFNVGYGNDTQLHVKESLISTVLNNKGYVIEAEDVVYVTVRVIAGNGNQAGALVSKGLAALGTQFRIGAFTNTDISSLSVNHLTFISILATENNTLIKFSGIKTGVSLINNGGGATPANITLNSGESYVLAVKGPNNANRDGLIGSLVSSDKPIAVNCGSYAGTNGDILQNVDLGFDQIVSAERTGKDYILIKSTGQNLVERVLIVANEDNTEIYLNDNLSPSKVLNAGEYIALNGSNYSVAGNLYIRTSKNTFIYQSVGDNSRSDQANQELFFVPPLSCETPKLIDNIPNLNQIGSRTFTGRVTIVTEKNATLTFAINGTPFSLSDLPATVDGPKLVTGNSNYETYTITGLSGNVSAYSSGQLYLASYGSDGAATYGGFYSGFTFKPQITFDKINIAQTGCVSNTRLFVSEITGFDTFQWYYNNVAIPSATTNVLFPKEPGYYHVKATIASCGTTLESDKIPVSDCPLDTDNDTVNNNIDIDLDNDGILNSDEAYVSLINQSNPTTSTDFNAVISGNGTIIGKPIYGFVSEVPAGKANNTSYTINLTTPQSLSINYITQDSPSQATAISEYLNSEGDFILRVPSDKTITLSDPQNQLLVDTNFDGIYESGITTFSSFEIRFRLKSTTPLLPGTGSFTFSTYLTNSITLIHNNLSETNINKATFMITHTETYDTDSDGIPDLLDLDSDNDGIPDTIEAQGKGFKIYSGIDDNNNGLDNAFEPGINKINTDNDLFDSIIKKYDIIDLDSDNDGIYDLVESGSSAPDTNNDGIIDGPPSSFGNNGLYDNLETTPDSGILKKPIEDTDNDGSFNYIDLDSDNDSCFDVTEAGFTDNNNDGVLGNNPVTINAFGIVTSRINGYMLPNSNYLVAAPISITEQPKSQSECELQATSFTIQTNAVTAYQWQVSIDGTAWNDIVNGPTYSGVTTDQIIIKSVTNNMNGYHYRVLLSKVGNSCGLISNAAILTVYPLPIVVTPIELIQCDDDLDGFSTFNITEQNSSISTNSSKEIFTYYTTFDGAKAKNQFVQIVNPINYKSKTNTIWTRVENANGCFSISQLNLVVSSTQIPTTFSRTYETCDDYIDSTHDDMDGVSTFDFSSTTLDIKAILPSPSTLYAIKYYNNELDALSELNEITNTTTYRNTNSPYFQEIWVRVESTLDNSCYGLGPHIKLKVNAKPNINTNEDHTDDALVCSNLASFFVKLNAGVHDSSPTENYTYVWSKDNQVLAENTAYTLDVNATGNYSVTVTNASGCSRIRTINVTASDVAHIETILVLDLVENNTITVNATGQGNYEYSLDAISGPFQSSNFFDNVSAGIHEVFINDTNGCGIIQKTIAVIGVPKFFTPNGDGFNDYWNLKGVNTNLNSKSIIYIFDRYGKLLKQLNPNSIGWDGTFNGLPLPADDYWYTIKLEDSREVKGHFSIKR; from the coding sequence ATGAAAAAGATAACTGCTCTTTTCTTTTTATTCTTATCCATAAACTGTTTTGCACAATTTAGCAAAACCCACTACATACCACCTTTAAGTGGTTCAAGTAATGTTGCTGCCGAAGAGCAATATATTTATATCTCAACTCCAAGTACTACACCCATAAATTTCAAAATAATTCAACTAGGAGGAACAATAGTAACAGGAATTGTATCACAAAGTAGCCCCTATATTTTTAATGTTGGTTATGGAAATGACACTCAACTTCACGTAAAAGAAAGTTTAATAAGTACTGTTTTAAACAACAAAGGATATGTTATAGAAGCCGAGGACGTTGTATATGTAACCGTTAGGGTAATAGCCGGAAATGGTAATCAGGCAGGAGCATTAGTTTCCAAAGGATTAGCCGCTTTAGGAACTCAGTTTCGGATTGGTGCGTTTACAAACACAGATATTAGTAGTCTAAGTGTAAATCATCTTACTTTCATATCAATCTTAGCTACAGAGAACAATACACTAATAAAATTTAGCGGAATTAAAACAGGCGTTTCTTTAATAAATAATGGTGGTGGAGCAACTCCCGCAAATATTACACTAAATAGTGGCGAAAGTTATGTTTTGGCTGTTAAAGGACCTAACAATGCCAACAGAGATGGCTTAATAGGTTCACTAGTGAGTTCAGATAAACCTATTGCAGTAAATTGTGGATCTTACGCTGGAACAAATGGTGATATACTCCAAAATGTCGACTTAGGTTTTGATCAGATTGTTTCTGCGGAAAGAACTGGTAAGGATTATATATTAATAAAGAGTACAGGACAAAATTTAGTCGAAAGAGTTCTTATTGTCGCAAATGAAGACAATACCGAAATATATTTAAATGATAATTTAAGTCCATCGAAAGTTTTAAATGCTGGCGAATACATTGCTTTGAATGGATCAAATTATAGTGTAGCTGGTAATTTGTATATTAGAACTTCAAAAAACACTTTTATCTATCAAAGTGTTGGCGATAATTCTAGAAGCGACCAAGCCAATCAAGAATTATTTTTCGTCCCTCCATTAAGTTGTGAAACTCCAAAGTTAATTGACAATATTCCTAATCTAAACCAGATAGGTTCCAGAACATTTACGGGTCGTGTAACAATCGTTACCGAGAAAAATGCAACACTAACATTTGCAATCAATGGAACACCGTTCTCGCTATCTGATTTACCTGCTACAGTGGATGGACCAAAATTAGTCACAGGAAATTCAAATTATGAAACCTATACGATAACGGGACTTTCTGGTAACGTATCTGCTTATTCTTCGGGACAATTATATCTTGCTTCCTACGGTTCAGATGGAGCGGCGACTTATGGCGGTTTTTATTCTGGATTTACTTTTAAACCACAAATAACTTTTGACAAAATAAATATTGCCCAGACTGGTTGTGTCTCAAATACACGTCTTTTCGTAAGCGAAATTACAGGTTTTGATACTTTCCAATGGTATTATAACAATGTAGCAATTCCTAGTGCAACTACAAACGTATTATTTCCAAAAGAACCTGGATATTACCATGTTAAAGCAACTATTGCTTCTTGTGGCACAACTTTAGAATCAGATAAAATTCCAGTTAGCGACTGTCCGTTAGATACTGATAATGACACGGTAAATAACAACATTGATATTGATCTTGATAACGACGGGATATTGAATAGTGATGAAGCTTACGTCTCTCTTATTAACCAATCTAATCCAACTACTAGCACCGATTTTAATGCTGTAATCAGTGGCAATGGTACAATAATAGGCAAACCTATTTATGGTTTTGTATCAGAAGTTCCTGCTGGAAAAGCAAATAACACATCTTATACCATTAATTTAACGACGCCTCAAAGCCTTTCAATAAATTATATTACACAAGATAGTCCGTCGCAAGCGACAGCTATTTCTGAGTATTTAAATTCTGAGGGTGATTTTATATTACGCGTGCCTTCGGACAAGACTATTACTTTGAGTGATCCTCAAAATCAATTATTAGTAGACACTAACTTCGACGGCATTTACGAAAGTGGCATTACTACATTTTCCTCATTTGAAATAAGATTTAGATTAAAGAGCACTACTCCATTGCTTCCTGGAACTGGCAGCTTTACATTTTCGACCTACCTTACAAATTCAATTACTTTAATTCATAATAATTTATCCGAAACCAACATAAATAAAGCGACATTTATGATTACTCATACTGAAACCTATGATACGGATTCAGATGGAATTCCAGATTTATTAGATTTAGATAGTGACAATGATGGAATTCCTGATACTATTGAAGCACAAGGAAAAGGATTTAAAATTTATTCCGGAATTGATGACAACAATAATGGATTAGATAATGCCTTTGAACCAGGAATAAACAAAATCAACACTGATAATGATCTCTTTGATTCTATTATAAAAAAATACGATATCATCGACTTAGATAGTGATAATGATGGAATTTATGATTTGGTTGAATCTGGAAGTAGCGCTCCGGACACGAATAATGATGGAATAATCGATGGACCGCCTTCCTCTTTTGGAAATAATGGCCTTTATGACAATCTTGAAACAACTCCCGACAGTGGCATTTTAAAAAAACCTATTGAAGATACGGATAATGACGGTAGCTTTAATTATATAGATTTAGACAGTGATAATGATTCTTGTTTTGATGTTACTGAAGCAGGTTTTACAGATAACAATAATGACGGCGTTTTAGGAAATAATCCAGTTACAATTAATGCTTTTGGAATCGTTACTAGCCGAATTAATGGTTATATGCTCCCTAACAGTAATTACCTCGTAGCAGCACCTATTAGTATCACTGAACAACCCAAAAGTCAATCAGAATGCGAATTACAAGCAACTTCATTTACTATCCAAACTAATGCCGTAACTGCCTATCAATGGCAGGTATCAATAGATGGAACTGCTTGGAATGATATTGTTAATGGTCCAACTTATTCAGGAGTAACTACAGATCAAATAATAATAAAAAGCGTAACTAATAATATGAATGGTTATCACTATAGAGTACTTTTAAGTAAAGTTGGAAATTCCTGTGGACTTATTTCTAACGCAGCAATTCTTACTGTTTACCCCCTACCAATAGTGGTAACACCTATTGAATTAATACAATGTGATGATGATTTAGATGGTTTTTCAACTTTTAATATTACTGAACAAAATAGTTCCATTTCTACTAATTCATCCAAAGAAATTTTCACTTATTATACCACTTTTGATGGAGCAAAAGCAAAAAATCAATTCGTTCAAATTGTTAATCCTATTAATTACAAAAGTAAAACAAATACTATTTGGACCCGAGTAGAAAATGCAAATGGATGTTTTAGTATATCTCAGTTAAATTTAGTTGTGTCATCAACACAAATTCCAACAACTTTTAGTCGCACCTATGAAACTTGTGACGACTATATAGATTCCACTCATGATGATATGGATGGGGTAAGTACATTTGATTTTAGTTCCACCACTTTAGATATTAAAGCAATTCTACCTTCCCCAAGTACATTATATGCTATAAAATATTACAACAATGAATTGGATGCTTTATCTGAATTAAATGAAATAACGAACACAACTACTTACAGAAATACAAATTCACCTTACTTCCAAGAAATTTGGGTCCGAGTAGAAAGTACATTAGACAACTCTTGTTATGGGCTTGGACCACATATAAAACTTAAAGTAAATGCAAAACCTAATATAAATACAAATGAGGATCATACCGATGATGCATTAGTGTGTTCGAATCTCGCTTCCTTTTTTGTAAAATTAAATGCTGGAGTTCATGATAGTTCGCCAACAGAAAACTACACTTATGTTTGGTCGAAGGACAATCAAGTTCTAGCAGAAAATACGGCATATACATTAGATGTGAATGCAACAGGAAATTATTCAGTTACGGTTACTAATGCCTCAGGTTGTAGCAGAATTAGGACCATTAATGTAACTGCTTCTGATGTAGCACATATTGAAACAATATTAGTTTTAGACTTAGTTGAAAACAATACTATTACAGTGAACGCTACTGGACAAGGGAATTATGAATATAGTTTAGATGCCATTTCTGGCCCCTTCCAGTCCTCTAATTTCTTTGACAATGTTTCAGCAGGGATTCACGAAGTATTTATAAATGACACCAATGGATGTGGCATCATCCAAAAAACGATTGCTGTTATAGGGGTTCCCAAATTTTTCACACCTAATGGCGATGGATTTAACGACTATTGGAATTTAAAAGGCGTAAATACTAATCTCAATTCAAAATCAATAATTTACATCTTTGATCGTTATGGAAAACTTCTCAAACAATTAAATCCCAATAGTATAGGTTGGGATGGAACTTTTAATGGACTACCATTACCTGCCGATGATTACTGGTATACAATAAAACTAGAAGACAGTAGAGAGGTAAAAGGACATTTTAGTATCAAAAGATAA
- a CDS encoding choice-of-anchor L domain-containing protein: MRCLKTISLCILFSFCTTIGKAQYITVNDSYTAQNLVDLLTNKSPCANTSNPSVTGDTFSGIKNSYSYFNSGTSNFPFTEGVLLSTWSSTNSVGPFIRNQGGGSSSWKGDTDLDQALGIKSINATVLEFDFTPLTNFVNFNYIFASNEYQDDFPCRFSDGFAFLIKENGPTGVYKNLAVLPDNITPVSSENVHPTISFTNTTGSTSGCAAKNESYFGQINTSPANTSPINYSGQTVVLNAQTNVVAGNSYHIKLVLADDEFEYYDSAVFLQAGSFTTKVELGADRLLATNNGICFGENYVIDTKLPASYIYKWYKNNVLLIGEISPSYTVKDAGTYKVEVILSPTICIATSELKVEYTPEIVLKNTSLFQCDENGDGIAIFNLTKAEAIIKNNNSNLKQMFFYENSFDAQNNQNQIINPTNYTNKANNQIVIAKVSDNYGCSNSAELTLSISNKTIAPLDPVTVCDDDVVSDGIHQFDLMAVATSGQFSGIGNNIFVTFYSNPTDAYLEKNELPFLFKNTIPYQQTLFVRVLNGSDCYAITQITLFINTFNPPNFEDENIPLCEGSALTIAVNNIYSSYLWNTGATSNSILVNTAGDYSVVVTDTNGCEATKNFHITASGIATITGATINDFAGNENSVELEYTGTGNYEFSLDGSYFQDNPIFNGIASGNYLAYARDKNGCGLSNPFLLYVLDYPRYFTPNGDGFNDLWNIKNLDLLSKSTLTIFDRYGKLLKELGSKSTGWNGTFNGYELPADDYWFQLTFADGKMIKGHFSLKR, encoded by the coding sequence ATGAGATGTTTAAAAACAATTTCACTTTGTATCCTTTTTTCCTTTTGCACTACAATAGGAAAGGCTCAATATATTACTGTAAATGATAGCTACACAGCACAAAACTTGGTTGATTTATTAACAAATAAAAGTCCTTGCGCTAACACCTCTAATCCTAGTGTAACTGGGGATACTTTTTCTGGAATAAAAAATAGTTATAGTTATTTTAATTCAGGAACAAGTAACTTTCCTTTTACCGAAGGAGTATTATTAAGTACTTGGAGTAGCACTAATTCAGTTGGTCCCTTTATACGAAATCAAGGTGGCGGAAGTTCGTCTTGGAAAGGAGATACCGATTTAGATCAAGCCTTAGGAATTAAGTCCATAAATGCAACAGTATTAGAATTTGATTTTACGCCCTTAACCAATTTTGTTAATTTCAATTATATTTTTGCTTCAAATGAATATCAAGATGATTTCCCTTGTCGGTTTTCAGATGGTTTTGCTTTTTTAATTAAAGAAAATGGACCAACAGGTGTTTATAAAAATTTAGCTGTTTTACCCGATAACATTACTCCTGTTTCCTCTGAAAATGTTCATCCTACTATCAGTTTTACTAATACTACTGGAAGTACATCAGGCTGTGCAGCAAAAAACGAATCTTATTTTGGACAAATAAATACAAGCCCAGCAAATACAAGCCCTATTAATTATAGTGGACAAACGGTTGTATTAAATGCACAAACTAATGTTGTTGCGGGAAATTCATATCATATTAAATTAGTACTTGCTGATGATGAATTTGAGTATTATGATTCGGCAGTTTTTCTACAAGCAGGAAGTTTTACAACCAAAGTAGAATTAGGAGCCGATCGGTTATTAGCAACTAATAATGGAATTTGTTTTGGTGAAAATTATGTAATTGACACTAAACTTCCTGCCAGTTATATATATAAATGGTATAAAAACAATGTCTTATTAATAGGAGAAATTAGCCCTTCTTATACCGTTAAAGATGCAGGAACCTACAAAGTCGAAGTCATTTTAAGTCCTACAATATGTATAGCTACAAGTGAACTAAAAGTTGAATACACACCCGAAATTGTATTAAAAAATACCTCTTTATTTCAATGTGATGAAAATGGAGATGGAATAGCCATTTTTAATTTAACAAAAGCTGAAGCAATCATAAAAAACAATAATAGTAATCTAAAACAAATGTTTTTTTACGAAAATAGTTTTGATGCTCAAAACAATCAAAATCAAATTATAAATCCAACTAATTATACGAACAAAGCAAATAATCAAATTGTAATTGCCAAAGTTTCGGACAATTATGGCTGTTCTAACTCCGCAGAATTGACACTATCCATTTCGAATAAAACTATAGCTCCACTAGATCCAGTAACAGTTTGTGATGATGATGTAGTCAGTGATGGAATACATCAATTTGATTTAATGGCTGTAGCGACTTCTGGTCAATTTTCAGGTATAGGAAATAATATTTTTGTTACTTTTTATTCAAACCCAACAGATGCATATCTTGAAAAAAACGAATTACCTTTCTTATTCAAAAATACGATTCCCTACCAACAAACTCTATTTGTAAGAGTACTTAACGGATCTGATTGTTATGCGATTACTCAAATTACACTTTTTATAAATACATTTAATCCTCCAAACTTTGAAGATGAAAACATTCCTTTATGCGAAGGAAGTGCTCTTACTATAGCTGTAAACAACATATATTCCAGTTATTTATGGAATACAGGCGCAACTTCAAATTCTATTTTGGTCAATACGGCAGGAGATTATTCAGTAGTCGTTACTGATACAAATGGTTGTGAGGCAACAAAGAACTTCCACATCACAGCCTCTGGTATAGCAACAATAACTGGAGCAACAATAAATGATTTTGCAGGGAATGAAAATTCAGTTGAACTGGAATATACTGGTACAGGAAATTATGAGTTTTCATTAGATGGGTCTTATTTTCAAGATAACCCCATTTTTAATGGAATAGCTTCTGGTAATTATTTAGCCTATGCACGTGACAAAAACGGATGTGGTTTATCAAATCCATTTCTCCTATATGTTTTAGATTATCCTCGTTATTTCACTCCTAATGGGGATGGATTTAATGATTTATGGAACATTAAAAATCTTGATTTATTATCAAAATCTACTTTGACAATATTTGATCGTTATGGTAAATTATTAAAAGAGTTGGGGTCAAAAAGTACAGGATGGAATGGTACTTTCAATGGGTACGAATTACCTGCAGACGATTATTGGTTTCAATTAACCTTTGCCGATGGGAAAATGATTAAAGGGCATTTTTCGTTAAAAAGATAA
- a CDS encoding ABC transporter permease yields MKRLLSIELQKIWMNKASRILTLTYFILLSFIALIASIKFDIGFFKLDLAEMGIFNFPIIWHFNTYIAAWLKFFLAIVIVSMMANEYSYGTLKQNLIDGMSKKELIISKFLTVLLFALVSTVFVFLMSLLLGYSFSSYTEISIVFSDLEYLVAFFVKLVGFFSFCLFLGILVKRSAFALGFLLVWTIGEWITKGILTFKIFPDSDTADSITQFFPLESMSNLIVMPFRRLSVIKNIGTQIGVNSTIDYSVHFSAILIVLTWSLLFMLLSYRLLKNRDL; encoded by the coding sequence ATGAAACGATTACTATCTATAGAATTACAAAAAATCTGGATGAATAAAGCCAGTAGAATACTTACACTTACTTATTTCATTCTTCTTTCCTTTATTGCATTAATAGCATCAATAAAATTTGATATTGGATTTTTTAAGTTAGATCTTGCCGAAATGGGGATTTTTAACTTTCCAATTATATGGCATTTCAATACCTATATAGCTGCTTGGTTAAAATTCTTTTTAGCTATTGTTATTGTTTCAATGATGGCAAATGAATACAGCTATGGTACGTTAAAACAAAACTTGATTGACGGAATGAGTAAAAAAGAATTAATCATTTCTAAATTCTTGACTGTACTTCTATTTGCATTGGTTTCAACTGTTTTTGTTTTCTTGATGAGTTTATTATTAGGGTACAGCTTTTCATCTTATACAGAAATAAGTATCGTATTTAGTGATTTAGAATATCTAGTGGCATTTTTCGTGAAATTAGTTGGGTTTTTCTCCTTTTGTTTGTTTTTGGGGATACTCGTTAAACGCTCCGCTTTTGCATTAGGTTTTCTTTTAGTTTGGACAATAGGGGAATGGATTACGAAAGGAATTTTAACTTTTAAAATATTTCCAGATAGTGATACCGCCGATTCTATAACACAATTTTTCCCTTTAGAATCTATGTCTAATTTAATTGTTATGCCCTTTAGAAGGCTATCGGTCATAAAAAATATTGGGACGCAAATTGGAGTTAATAGCACAATAGATTATAGTGTACACTTTAGCGCTATACTAATTGTACTAACTTGGTCATTACTTTTTATGTTATTATCTTATAGATTATTAAAAAACAGAGATTTGTAG